Genomic segment of Nostoc sp. TCL240-02:
CGTGTCGAAATATCGGCGGGTTTTGGAGCAGTTCGACGCAGTTAAGATTGGTTTAACCGCAACTCCAGCACTACATACTACAGAAATTTTTGGCAACCCTGTCTACACTTACAGTTATCGAGAAGCTGTAATCGATGGTTGGTTAATTGACCATGAGCCGCCCTTTCAAATTAAGACAAAGCTTTCTGAAGAAGGGATGGTGTGGAATCCTGGTCAGCAGATGGAGTTTTTCAATCCCCAAACAGGGCAACTTGATTTAGTTCATGCCCCGGATGAAGTGCGAATTGATATCGAGCAATTTAACCGCAAAGTTGTGACTGAGGAATTTAATCGCGTCGTCTGTGAAGCTTTAGCGGAGCATATTGACCCCTCCCTAGCAGAAAAAACCTTGATTTTTTGCGCCACTGATGCTCATGCAGATATTGTTGTCAATCAACTTAAACAGACGTTTCAGGATAGATATGACAGCGTTGAAGATGATGCTGTGGTCAAAATTACCGGGAATGCAGATAAGCCATTGGAGTTGATTCGCAAATTCCGTAATGAAGTTAATCCGAAAGTTGCTGTAACCGTAGACTTATTAACTACCGGGATTGATGTGCCGGCAATTTGTAATCTTGTGTTTATTCGCCGAGTCAATTCTCGAATTCTCTATGAGCAGATGTTGGGAAGGGCTACCCGCCTTTGTGATGAAATTGGGAAAGAAGTGTTTCACATTTTTGATGCAGTGCGGCTATATGAAGTGATCGCACCTGTTTCCACGATGAGACCCATTGTAGTTAATCCTAACATTACCTTTACCCAACTACTGCAAGAGTTAGAGACAGTTAACACTGATGCCGTCGAGATAGTAATTGAGCAATTGCTAGCCAAACTGCAACGGCAACGGAGACATTTAAGCGACAGTAACCGCGAACAATTAGAAGCGATCGCGCAAATGCCAATAGAAAATATCGGATCTCACCTCAAGCAAAGTACAATACAACAAGTGCGGGAATGGTTTCGAGAGAAAAAAACAATCGCTCAAATTCTTGACCGTCGAGATGGTGGAACTCAGCCAATATTAATTTCCCATCATCTTGATGAATTAGTCTCAATTGAACGCGGTTATGGCAGTGCTGCACGTCCAGAAGATTATCTAGAAAGTTTTAGAGCCTTTTTGCTAGAGAACATGAACAAAATTCCGGCGCTGATTGTTGTCACACAGCGCCCCCGTGAGTTAACAAGGGCGCAACTTAAAGAACTGCGAATGCAGCTTGATGCAGCCGGATACTCTCAAACCAGTTTACAAACGGCATGGCGAGAAACGACTAATGAAGATATTGCCGCTTCAATTATCGGCTTTATTCGTCAAGCGGCCTTGGGTGATGCTTTAATTCCTTACAGTGAACGGGTTGAAGGCGCTATGAAAAAAATTCTCGCAAGTCAGCCTTGGAATACACCACAACGCAAATGGTTGGAACGGATTGGGAAGCAACTCAAAGCGGAAATAATTGTTGATTGCGAAGCCTTTGAGAGAGGAGAGTTTAAAAGTCAAGGTGGTGGATTTGAGCGATTAAATAAGGTTTTCGGTGGAGAATTAGAGAATATTGTGATCAAGATTCATGAGAGTCTTTGGGATGTTGCGATTTGATATGATTCGTGGCTACGGTGTAATTACCCCCCTTAATCCCCCCGATGTATTGGGGGAAACAAGAAATAAATCTAGTTCCCTCCCCAATACATACGGGGAGGGTTAGGGTGGGGTAAAACCTTACGTCTACTACTCTCCGCGCCTCTGGGCCTCTGCGTGAAAAAAATCTATTATGACCGCTACCACCGATATTGTTCAAAAACTCTGGAATTTATGCCACGTCTTACGAGATGACGGCGTTACTTATCTGCAATACGTTACAGAATTAACCTATCTGCTGTTCCTAAAGATGGCGCAGGAAACGGGGGCGGAGGCGCAATTATTACAAGGCTATCGCTGGGACGACTTGGTTACTCAGGATGGGGTAGAGCAACTAACATCTTATAGAAAACTCTTACTTATGTTGGGTTCGGAGAATTCATCTTTGCGAGTACAGGCGATTTTTGCTAATGCTCAAACTTCCCTCAAGCAACCCCGCATTCTTAAGAAGCTTGTCACCAGTATTGATGAATTGGACTGGTTTTCAGAACATCGAGACGAGTTTGGCGATTTGTATGAAGGACTATTACAGAAAAACGCCGACGAGAAGAAATCTGGTGCAGGACAGTATTTTACACCCAGACCGTTGATTGATTGCATGGTTTCCTTACTGAAGCCACAACCAGGAGAATTAATCCAAGATCCGGCAGCTGGAACTGGAGGGTTTTTGATAGCCAGTGATCGCTATATTCGACAATACCATGATCCCTTCGAGTGGACAGAAGCACAGCAATCTTTCCAGCAGCATCAGGCGTTTTATGGTATGGAGTTGGTGCAGGATGCTCACCGCTTGCTGTTGATGAATATGATGTTACACGGAATTGAAGGGGCTGTAGATTTGGGTGATAGCCTTTCCGCAGAGGGACAGCGACTAGCAAAAGCCGATGTCATTCTGACCAATCCACCCTTTGGGACAAAAAAAGGAGGTGGGCTACCTTCACGGGATGATTTTACTTATCCCACCTCAAACAAGCAATTAGCCTTTTTGCAACATATCTATAGAACCCTCAAACCAGGGGGACGGGCTGCGGTAGTTTTGCCAGATAACGTATTGTTTGAAGATGGACAAGGGCGAGCAATTCGGGCTGACTTGATGGCTAAATGTAATTTGCATACCATTTTAAGGTTGCCCACTGGGATATTTTACGCCCAAGGTGTTAAGACAAATGTATTATTTTTCCAGCGTGGCACAACGGAGAAAGGCAACACTAAAGCAGTTTGGATTTACGATATGCGTACCAATATGCCCAGCTTTGGTAAACGTATTCCCTTGACTCGTGGGCATTTCTCTGAGTTTGAGCAGTGCTATGGAAATGATCCCAATGGCAATAGTCCCCGTGTCGATTTGGAAGAAAATGGGCGTTTTCGGTGCTTCACGCGAGAGCAGATTACTAAGCGTAACGAAAATTTGGATATTTCTTGGCTGCGAGATGATAGCTTGCGATCGGGTGATAATTTACCAGAGCCGGAGATAATTGCAGCTGAGATTATGGAAAAGCTGCGAATTGCCACAAAGGAGATGGAAGCTTTGATGATATTGCTAGAAGGTGAAGAAGCGGCGGAGGCGGTGAGTGCTTCGGTGGGAATGCCAACTTTAGAATAGAAGCATGAGTAGTAGTGCATCAAGGATTAATTGACAGATAGATTTTCTGTAGAGACGGCGATTTATCGCGTCTATCTAACCGTCAAAATGAGATAGAAGCGTCAACTGATGAATTTTGGTAAAGGCTAGGGAGTAGTTAAATGACCATTGAACAAGCCATTGTAGAAAAGCTGCGGATATTACCGCCTGAGAAGCAACAAGAGGTATTAGCCTTCGTTGAATTTTTGCAAACTGACGAGTGGGAAAAAGTTTATCAAGGACGCTTTAAGGAACTTCAGCAGGAAATTCAGATTGGCATTGAGGCGGCTGAACGGGGTGAAGTGGTGGATGCAGAAGAGGTATTTCAAAGGTTACGCAGGAAGTTGCAACAAAAACGCGCTCAGGCTGGTCAATGAGCAACATTTGCAGGTTTACTATTCTGGCAAGTCGAGACATTGAGACTATCATCGACTATATTGCCGACAATAGCAGTTTTGATGCTGCCGATCGCCTTCTCGCCAAAATCAACAATAAATGTGAAAGGTTGGCAAACTTCTCTGGTATGGGACGTAGGCGAGATGAATTAGCTCCAAATATGCGGAGTTTTCCAGTTGATGATTACCTAATTTTCTATCGTCCAATTGATGAAGGCGTTGAAATTTTACGTGTTGTGAGCGGCTATCAGAATTTGAAAGATTTGTTTTCAGAACAGGATGAGATTTAACAAGTTATGAAGACGTTTACCGCTTATGTGGAATACGATTCAGTCACAAAATTATATGTCGGTATTGTTCCAGGGATTCCAGGGGCACATACTCAAGCAGAGAGTTTAGACGAATTACAGGAAAATTTGAAAGAAGTAATTGAGCTTTGTTTGGCTGAGTATGGTAATGATTTAGACGAGTTACCCCGGTTTGTGGGAATTCAACAAATTGAGGTAAGTGCATGAGCAAACTGCCAATTGTCAATTATCAGACAATGGAAAAGCTTTTGCTAAATTTGGGTTTTGAAGCAGTCAGACAAAAAGGTAGTCACGTTTTTTATCGACATCCCGATGGTAGAACGACAACAGTTCCTCATCACAAAGGTCGAGATATTGCCCGCCCATTAATTCGGGAAATTCTTAGAGAGATTGAGTTAAGTCCAGAAGAGTTTGTACAAGAGTTAGAGAGTTTGTAGTTTACATGAATGACGAATTAATAGAATTGCCTGATGGTTGGTGCTGTGTAATGCTCAACGATTTAGGTGAGCTAAAGAGAGGTAAATCGAAGCATAGGCCAAGAAATGATCCAAAACTGTATGGTAATTTTGTTCCATTCATTCAAACTGGAGAGGTTGCACGTTCAAAAGGAAGAATTTTAAAGTTTTCAAAGATGTATAGTGAATTTGGTGTTCAACAAAGCCGTATCTTTCCACAAGGCACAATTTGTAT
This window contains:
- a CDS encoding N-6 DNA methylase, which gives rise to MTATTDIVQKLWNLCHVLRDDGVTYLQYVTELTYLLFLKMAQETGAEAQLLQGYRWDDLVTQDGVEQLTSYRKLLLMLGSENSSLRVQAIFANAQTSLKQPRILKKLVTSIDELDWFSEHRDEFGDLYEGLLQKNADEKKSGAGQYFTPRPLIDCMVSLLKPQPGELIQDPAAGTGGFLIASDRYIRQYHDPFEWTEAQQSFQQHQAFYGMELVQDAHRLLLMNMMLHGIEGAVDLGDSLSAEGQRLAKADVILTNPPFGTKKGGGLPSRDDFTYPTSNKQLAFLQHIYRTLKPGGRAAVVLPDNVLFEDGQGRAIRADLMAKCNLHTILRLPTGIFYAQGVKTNVLFFQRGTTEKGNTKAVWIYDMRTNMPSFGKRIPLTRGHFSEFEQCYGNDPNGNSPRVDLEENGRFRCFTREQITKRNENLDISWLRDDSLRSGDNLPEPEIIAAEIMEKLRIATKEMEALMILLEGEEAAEAVSASVGMPTLE
- a CDS encoding type II toxin-antitoxin system RelE/ParE family toxin, whose amino-acid sequence is MSNICRFTILASRDIETIIDYIADNSSFDAADRLLAKINNKCERLANFSGMGRRRDELAPNMRSFPVDDYLIFYRPIDEGVEILRVVSGYQNLKDLFSEQDEI
- a CDS encoding type II toxin-antitoxin system HicA family toxin, with protein sequence MSKLPIVNYQTMEKLLLNLGFEAVRQKGSHVFYRHPDGRTTTVPHHKGRDIARPLIREILREIELSPEEFVQELESL
- a CDS encoding type II toxin-antitoxin system HicB family antitoxin; amino-acid sequence: MKTFTAYVEYDSVTKLYVGIVPGIPGAHTQAESLDELQENLKEVIELCLAEYGNDLDELPRFVGIQQIEVSA